Genomic segment of Trichoderma breve strain T069 chromosome 7 map unlocalized scaffold00007, whole genome shotgun sequence:
TCGCTCACTCATAACGATCAAAAAGTTCGTactggccaagaaggaaaTTGACGAAGACCCAGCCCGCACGCCTGCGCAGAAAGTGGCAGATACTGAGGGAATTATGATTGACAATATGAGGCTAGAGGACCTCTGTCTCGATTTTACCCTGCCTGGCTATCCAGATATTGAGCTCCAAGAGCACGGCTCTCTAAAGCGAGTCACCATTGAGAATGTTGATTTATACTTGGAAAAGGTCATTGACATGACTCTGGGATCTGGCGTCAAACGTCAGATTGATGCCTTTCGCACTGGCTTCTCGCAAGTTTTCCCCTACACGGCACTAAGAGCCTTTACGCCAGACGAATTGGTTTCATTGTTTGGCCGAGTAGAAGAGGACTGGAGTCTTGAGAGTGAGTTTACTCTTGGAATATCTTATGGAAATGAACATTTAGCTGATTTTATTGATCTAGCCCTCATGGATTCGATCAAGGCCGACCATGGCTACAACATGGACAGCCGAAGCGTCAAGAATTTACTGCAGACTATGAGCGAACTTGATCTCAAACAACGACGAGATTTCCTACAGTTTACTACGGGCAGCCCAAAGCTTCCCATTGGCGGTAAGTGCTTCTATAGCCGTGAGATGTATCCGGATATGTGCTTACTGTATACTAGGGTTTAAAAGCTTAACTCCGATGTTTACTGTTGTTTGTAAACCCAGCGAGCCTCCGTACACCTCAGACGCTTACCTTCCGAGCGTCATGACGTGCGTGAATTATCTAAAGCTTCCAGATTACACTACCATGGATATCCTCAAAAAGCAGCTGTACACTGCAATCAGGGAAGGGCAGGGAGCGTTTCATTTGTCATGAGCTGCTGACAATCGAGTCGTGGGACTTGATGTGCGCCATGATGGAGTAAAAGCATAGGTGGTTAGTTACTTAGACGGCGTGGTTGGACGGATCAGTCTATTAATACCGAATAGTATATTGCGAATGATGAAAAATGTATTAAATGTATGGACTTGGGCGGAGAGCTTTTTGCAAAGTGATGAAAGGCCTCAAGGAAGGAATGCACATGTAATGGTAGCGAAAAGCAGGGAAATATTTCCAGCACACAGAGGAATGGGGGTTTGGTCAGAGCAATCACATTGCCGAACCCGCGGTAAAACTACAGACGTGAACGTTAATTGAGTACATTATCATGATTCAAATCATTTCGTGTGACTATTCAAATTCCAATATGTCGAGGCTATCAAACATCATCGCTAAGTAGACTGTCGGAGAGCATCTGACTCTTTGTCAACAGTGGAGAGGAGTCAAAGACGGCGTTTGCTGGGAAagtggccaaggagctcccGTGGTCTTGAAACAGCAAACTGCTTGGTTGGCCCGTATCATGATTCGTCGAACGGCTTTGAGAATGGGCCGCTGGATGTAGAGGCATACTGGACTCAGGCGAGCGCCAATCTAAAGCCTCGACGATGTTCTTCTCTTGGGTGTTTTCATCGtcctgttcttcttgttcggTACGGTCAAAGGTTGCGCATCGGAGATTCCATAGGAGTTGTCCTACTATGGCTGGGGGCAAGTAAATGTATCGCCGGACTTGTCCGGTGAtccagccttcttcttgcatATCGCGCTCTTCTACTGGGTTGTTGAGCTCGTATACTTGATCAACGTGATAGTCCCATTCAGAGCCGTTGGGCTCGCCGGGCTGCACGCAGGCCATGTAGCGCAGTGTCTCTTGGTCGAGCAGCCAGAACCGTGCGACTAGTTCAGGTATTCGGTAGGGTAGATGGAGGAGTGGCTTGGAACCATTGACAAGGGAGCTGAGGACCTTGGAAGGgatggggaggaggatgtcTGTGCGTGCGGATACGGGGGTGAATGACTGGAGGATGTGAAGGGGTACGCGCTGAGATTCGAAGATTTGATCGTGTGGTTTTTGGCTGAGATCTGTTGATTGATGGGACTCGGATGTAGCATTTGGTGATTGTGAGATGGTGGGGGAGTGTAATATTGTTTTCGTTGTTGGTAGAGGATCGGTACTCTCTATTGGAGGAACCGGCTTGCTGTTTGATGAAGTTTCAGATGAAGTGGCTGTAGATGAatgtggtgttgatgccaCTACTTGGCTAGATACTGCACCTGGCACctgtttttgttcttcttcgtctcgtTCTGGATGTTCCAGAGATgcaagctcctccaggaCAAGCTGAGTTTCGTGGCCCGTCGCAAACGTGTCTTGAAGTACTACTTCATCCTCTTCTAGCACCTCGAGCTCTTCATATTCCTCATCAGAGTCTGGAATCTCCCGATCATCCACATCCTTGGTTGAAAAACGGACTCGTGTCGGGGAGGGCACGTCGTCTTCTTGAGACGGCTTGAGTCTTTTCGAACCCCTTGGATTGCTACTCCAGTGGGCGCGACGACGTGGAGAAGCCTTGACGACGTCCTGTGGTTCTATGAATCTCACGCGGCTGGGAGATAGTACTAATGTATCTCGTAGTTGGATGGGTGGGAGCTTTATGGGCGAGGCCTGGGTTGACAAGCTGTCGTCTGGAGAGGCATAAGAGTCTTGAATGAACGGCGTGTCTCCTAttgtctcctcctcttcctcctcctcctcctccttgtccttcaaCTGAGCTTCTGAAGAGCCTTTTGGGAGGACAACCGGCTTGCCTGTATCTGCGCCAGAAAACGATCCATCCGACGCATCATCACTATCCGAAAGCGTAACCTCTTCGCTGACTTCGCTAAACGACGAGACAAAGTCCATCTGCGTCAGCGTCTGCTGCTTCAACGACGCGTCCTTCCctcgcttctgcttctgggctgccttgcccttgccctgCTCACGACGAACTTTGCTGCGTCTCATCGGGAAACGGACTTGCTTGGCGGAGGGCGTCGAGCGGTACGTTCGGCCTTGCGGCGCAGCGACATCGCTTGACTGAGAATCTGggatcatgatgatgatgattcacCAGAAGGTCCAAGTGTGAGAGTGAGTCATTCATTAGTTCATTTATCGGCGAGGAAACAGTAGTCGGTATTATGATGAAGGTGTTTTGATGAATAATTTCAACACACTTCTGTGGAGAGCGTATCCAGGCAATACCCAAAGCTCGCTCCCTGATGTGAAGAGATCAGCAAAAGTCATTAGATGATGACATGAAGACGCGTGAACAGAATCTAGAGCCTCAAAATAGAGATTTCATGGGTTGACTATTTGAATAGCCAACAGTTTGTTTGATAAAGGAGAGCGTTAAGAAATGAGAGTGACGAAAGAGAGTGAGTGTGTggaaaaagagatgaaagtTAAAGAAAGAAGGTGAGCGGGTGAATGTTATAGCACAATCGCCATGGCGTCTTGTTTGTTCCCTTGCCTGACCCTCGAATTGATCTCTGGGGAACCGCCTCGGCGCGCTTGATTCACCTCTTGAGGATCGATATTCACACGACACGCTTAGACGCACTTTGTAAATATCTGGTATAGTGTAAATGTAGTGCAGTATGATATAGTATGGGTGATATAATATTGCTAAGGAATTAATTAGAGACTTTACTGTAAGCATCTAGACGACCCACTTGAGCCCATTATCACCCTTACTTGaaccaagagagagagagactaCATTACAATACTTGATTGTTCAAAAGCtgtaaaattattaaatatcCCAAGCAGCTAGCTATTATATCCCTGTAGCGTGAGCTTTTGATATTTATGCTACCTAGCCATAAGTATCTATACGACTTTGTTTTGACTCCATCTATATGTACCCATTTTTGCTTCATATTTACACACATATTATATGCTAGAAATGACAAGGGGGAACAAGGggaaaaagtaaaaaaataaaataaaaaacaaacaaacaagacaGCAATGATGCATCTAATCCAAACAGAACTTTCTTATAAACTTCGACTCTCCTCGGCCGTCGGTTTTAGATCTGTCAGGAAATCACGCGTAACCTCGAAGCTGAGCCAACTTGAAGCCATGCTGGGAGCTACTTTAAGGAGATTAGGGACGATGCCCTTGTATAGTCCCTTGACGCCCTCTTGGAGGACAATGACGCGAACGGCGTCTGATATGGATTTGTACTGGTATCCCATGCCTGACATGGTGTTGATCTGGAAACGCCGTCGCAGTACGTCGCTGTATTGACAATGACAGTGAGTATGAGGATCGATCACAGAGTGAAGGCCACCACTTACAATGGATAGGTACACGTCTGAGCAACTGCGCCGGAAATGGCACCCGCCAAAAGCTTGCGAAGAGCACTAGGGTTCTGCTCGCCTTCAGGCGTGAATGCCTGGCGGATTGACTCATACACCATAAAGTTAAGACCAACCTGTCTTCTTGTCAGCGTCCGACTTCAATATACTCCAGCATGATGGAGCGAGAGGCAAGAAGACATACATAGGGAGCAACACCGGCCACAGTTGGCACAATGCCGCGATACAATGCCGACATGCCGCCTTCCGTCTTGTACATTGAAACAAGGGTCGCCCACATTCCCGGCAGTTTGCCCGTCCTCGTTCCTAGCTCTGCAAAGCTCGCTGACTGGATGGATAAGCGCGTTCGGACAATGTCGAGCGGGTAGGTGAAGACGACGGATGTTATGCCCGCAAGGCCACCACAAACGAGGCGGGCAAAGGGGCTTAGGTCAGTTCCTAGATATGGCTCGAAGATGTTCTGATGACACCGCATGGTTAGCCCTCCCGGATCTACAACGGGTGCGAATAGCatgctgcttgctgctcccgCCAAAGGGATGAAATCATACCTTCTTGTAAAAGTTGTAACTGCTGAACTGGACAGCAGAGTAGGGAACAATGCGGATGCAGTTTGTCCCGTTTCCTCGCATGAAGCCCCTCCACCCTTCCTCCCTCCACATCTTCCCCAGCGCCTGACCGACAGACAGCTTGTAGGCATCTCGTCCGGCgctctggatctggaacAGGATCTTGAGTCTCTCCAGCGGCGACACCACCGTCCGGGAGACAGCGCCGGCGACACCTCCACCGCAGAAGGCGGCGACCACTGGCTGCGAGATGGTTTCCCTGAATTGCAAATTCCAATTGGTGCCAGTCGAAGGCTTGAGCGCGTCGGGTACGGACTATCGAGAATCAAATCAATTAGCAGCCGCAAAAGCACATGTGTAGTGGTGATCAGCTAAGGGCATTGCGTACAGCTGACATGATGGCGGGAGACTCAATTGAGTCCAAGGTTCTCTCGACTCGATCTCTAATCTAAGTAGCGTTTCAACTTTAAGGGTTGCTTTAAGCCGATCTCTGCCAAAGCGACAGCATTGGTTGACGGCCCACGCAGCGTCGCTTGTGTTTAGAATATCTTTCGGTCGTATTTGATCGCTGCCGACGAATGGGTGTAAATGAGCGACTTGGGAACCGGAAACGCAGGGGGCATGCTTCGTCAAGGAAATCGTCGGAATCTGGTGATGCAAGTTCGAAGATGGCGTGTGCCTTCAAAGGGTCGCTGTCGGTCCGTCGCTCCTCGTTCAACTTCAACCCCGTTGCAAGTGAAAGCAAGTTGTCGCgacgaagaaaaagtaaaaaagtaaataggcggcagcaatggccCCTTTTCGAAACCTCGGAGAACGGAAAACTCTTGAATtggagcaaaaagaaacccaAAGATGCAACTTGCAAAAGGATCAACAGAACCAGAACGGGCTGGATTATGTGTTGGCGCTTGTGTGCCTTGACTTCGGGTTATCGTCGGTTCTGGTACGAATTAAAAGCGGATGGAATGGCTATGCCAAGTTGCTCCGTGTATAGCCCGCCAATCACGTACTTTTCGCTGCTGATGACGGGCAATAGCGGGCATGGAGGCACAGTAACGTGATGGAATCAATGGTTTGTTAGGGGGAAACCAAATGCAGCAATTTTGAACAATGATTCTACAGAAAAACAATGATATAATATACAATTGATTATACTGCTTCTATTCGCCTTCATCTACAACTTTTCAACTCCCCCACAATAATCCGGGTGGCTTATCGATAATGGCACTCAGCTTCACGTGCTGCTACAATACCACCCAAACGCCGTTGtagctctgctctgctctatTACGGCGCGACAACCCAGCAGTTGAGCTCCTCTTCAgatcccatcaccatctccaacaaaTTCCCTGCATCACTTACCCATCTCGTTACACTCGCCATATCCAACCCTCGCCTCCTGCTAGCCGAAAAGCCATCATGTCCGACACAGCGTCGCGTAAACGCAGCGTCTCTGCTGCTACCCCCGATTCCGATCCAAAGCGCCCGAGACTTGCGTCgcgagatggccaagagcagcaaccTGGAACGAATCAAGCTGAGATACAGCAGGATGCTCTCTCAGAATGGGCAGACGAAGAATCTATATCGGCAGTCGCTTCCATGTCTCCAACTGTGCACCAGTTTGCCCGAACTGGTATTCAACGATCTATTGCCATGGTCTTGTCGCATGATGGGTTCGAATCTGCCAGTCCCGAGGCACTGGAGAGCTTCACAGAATTGGTTGAACAGTGTATGACTCAATTTCTGTATGAATGATGCCAACCCGTTCCTTTCCACTAACGCGCCCATCTCCATAGATATGAGCTCCATCATCCAGGAAGTCAAGCGCCTCGCAATATCGTCACGTCGCGAAGTTCCTATCCCGTCAGACTTTGAGAGCATGCTAAAATACCACAACATCCCGCTCTCATCTCTAAAACCGCACGTCAAAAGCAGAATTTTCAATCAGAATGCGACTGACCGTGGCCTTGCGGTCGTAACCGCCGACGACACATTTACCTCTCTCCCACTTCTCGGCGTCGAGCTCAGCGGCCAGCCGGACAAGGACAGCAAGCCATATATACCGGCATCTTTCCCCGGATTCCCCAGCACACACACTTACAGATTCACGCCGCAAGAGGATAAGAGGACGAAGGATTCCAAGCAAATCAGAGAAGATGCGGCGAAGAGCGCACAACTAGGCGAGGATGCTCTCCGAAGACTAGTGCGCGCTTCGAAAATGCGCAAGCAAAAGGAAGTCAAGTCCCTGGTCGAACGCGACAGCCAAGGCAAGGAGCGGTTCCGGCTATGGGAGTCAACTATGAAGCGGTTCATGGGGGGAGACCGGTTCAGAGAGCACGCCGACAAGGTGGACATTGCTGACCACAGCATGCTGGTCAATGCTGATGTCAAATTTTCCCGACGAGAGGTGTCTCGCTTGGGTAAGAAGTCAAACGCTTTATGATGCGTTTGAACACGTAATGATTGAACCGTCATCAGGTACACAACTGGTGGATTGGAAAACCCAAAAGACAGTCTTTATAACGGCTATTCTGCCAGTCTTTTTATATATGATACCCGCAGTGTCATTCCAGCTTAGTTAATAGTAAAATACGGGAGAAGGGATTAATACAGATAGAACAATCAAGGACATCTCACGATGCATTCACGATTTCGACCCGACTGCGTTGAACAGTATGAAATTTTAGTATTCCTTTTTCCCTTGTACTCAGTAGAAACAGGAGCTAAGAACCATCTTCTTTATTAGAAGCGAATTGTGTCCAGTACCCTTTTTTTC
This window contains:
- a CDS encoding mitochondrial carrier protein domain-containing protein gives rise to the protein MSASVPDALKPSTGTNWNLQFRETISQPVVAAFCGGGVAGAVSRTVVSPLERLKILFQIQSAGRDAYKLSVGQALGKMWREEGWRGFMRGNGTNCIRIVPYSAVQFSSYNFYKKNIFEPYLGTDLSPFARLVCGGLAGITSVVFTYPLDIVRTRLSIQSASFAELGTRTGKLPGMWATLVSMYKTEGGMSALYRGIVPTVAGVAPYVGLNFMVYESIRQAFTPEGEQNPSALRKLLAGAISGAVAQTCTYPFDVLRRRFQINTMSGMGYQYKSISDAVRVIVLQEGVKGLYKGIVPNLLKVAPSMASSWLSFEVTRDFLTDLKPTAEESRSL
- a CDS encoding transcription factor TFIID complex subunit 8 c-term domain-containing protein, which translates into the protein MSDTASRKRSVSAATPDSDPKRPRLASRDGQEQQPGTNQAEIQQDALSEWADEESISAVASMSPTVHQFARTGIQRSIAMVLSHDGFESASPEALESFTELVEQYMSSIIQEVKRLAISSRREVPIPSDFESMLKYHNIPLSSLKPHVKSRIFNQNATDRGLAVVTADDTFTSLPLLGVELSGQPDKDSKPYIPASFPGFPSTHTYRFTPQEDKRTKDSKQIREDAAKSAQLGEDALRRLVRASKMRKQKEVKSLVERDSQGKERFRLWESTMKRFMGGDRFREHADKVDIADHSMLVNADVKFSRREVSRLGKKSNAL